Proteins encoded by one window of Erwinia pyrifoliae DSM 12163:
- the lpdA gene encoding dihydrolipoyl dehydrogenase: protein MSTEIKTQVVVLGAGPAGYSAAFRAADLGLETVIVERYSTLGGVCLNVGCIPSKALLHVAKVIEEAKSLEAHGIVFGKPQTDIDKVRGWKEKVISQLTGGLAGMAKGRKVNVVNGLGKFTGANTLEVTAEEGSKTTITFDNAIIAAGSRPIELPFIPHEDPRVWDSTDALELKEVPERLLVMGGGIIGLEMATVYHALGSQIDVVEMFDQVIPAADKDVVKVFTKRISKQFNLMLETKVTAVEAKEDGIYVTMEGKKAPSEPQRYDAVLVAIGRVPNGKGLDAGKAGVEVDDRGFIRVDKQMRTNVPHIFAIGDIVGQPMLAHKGVHEGHVAAEVISGKKHYFDPKVIPSIAYTEPEVAWVGLTEKEAKEQGISYETSTFPWAASGRAIASDCADGMTKLIFDKNTHRVIGGAIVGTNGGELLGEIGLAIEMGCDAEDIALTIHAHPTLHESVGLAAEIFEGSITDLPNPKAKKK, encoded by the coding sequence ATGAGTACAGAAATTAAAACTCAGGTCGTGGTACTTGGGGCAGGTCCTGCAGGCTACTCTGCCGCCTTCCGTGCAGCGGATTTAGGTCTGGAGACCGTTATCGTTGAGCGCTACAGCACCCTGGGCGGTGTTTGTCTGAACGTTGGCTGTATCCCTTCTAAAGCCCTGCTGCACGTTGCCAAAGTGATTGAAGAAGCCAAATCGTTGGAAGCACACGGCATTGTCTTCGGCAAGCCGCAGACTGATATCGATAAAGTGCGTGGCTGGAAAGAAAAAGTCATCTCTCAGCTGACCGGCGGTTTGGCCGGTATGGCGAAAGGCCGTAAGGTCAACGTGGTTAACGGCCTTGGTAAATTCACCGGTGCCAACACGCTGGAAGTGACCGCAGAAGAGGGTTCAAAAACCACCATCACTTTCGACAATGCGATTATCGCCGCCGGTTCGCGTCCTATTGAACTGCCGTTTATTCCGCATGAAGATCCGCGCGTTTGGGATTCAACCGATGCGCTGGAGCTGAAAGAAGTGCCGGAACGCCTGCTGGTAATGGGCGGCGGCATTATCGGCCTGGAAATGGCTACCGTTTATCATGCGCTGGGTTCACAGATCGACGTGGTAGAGATGTTTGATCAGGTGATCCCGGCTGCGGACAAAGACGTGGTGAAAGTGTTCACCAAACGTATTTCTAAGCAGTTCAACCTGATGCTGGAAACCAAAGTGACCGCCGTTGAAGCGAAAGAAGACGGTATCTATGTCACGATGGAAGGCAAAAAAGCGCCGTCCGAACCCCAGCGTTACGACGCGGTGCTGGTCGCCATTGGTCGCGTACCTAACGGTAAAGGTCTGGACGCGGGCAAAGCCGGTGTTGAAGTCGACGACCGTGGCTTTATCCGCGTTGATAAGCAGATGCGTACCAACGTGCCGCACATTTTCGCCATCGGCGATATCGTTGGTCAGCCGATGCTGGCGCACAAAGGCGTGCATGAAGGCCACGTCGCGGCAGAAGTGATCTCCGGTAAGAAACACTACTTCGACCCGAAAGTGATCCCGTCTATCGCCTACACCGAGCCGGAAGTTGCCTGGGTCGGTCTGACCGAGAAAGAAGCGAAAGAGCAAGGCATCAGCTATGAAACGTCCACCTTCCCGTGGGCAGCTTCAGGCCGCGCCATCGCTTCCGACTGTGCAGACGGCATGACCAAGCTGATCTTCGACAAAAACACCCATCGTGTGATCGGCGGTGCGATTGTCGGCACCAACGGCGGCGAGCTGCTGGGTGAAATCGGTCTGGCTATCGAGATGGGCTGTGATGCGGAAGATATCGCGCTGACCATCCACGCGCACCCAACCCTGCATGAATCGGTTGGCCTGGCGGCGGAAATCTTCGAAGGCAGCATTACCGACCTGCCAAACCCGAAAGCGAAAAAGAAATAA
- a CDS encoding energy-coupling factor ABC transporter ATP-binding protein gives MLELQGVSHAFAERQVLNNINLQLTEKRIGIVGSNGCGKSTFARLLNGLLLPKQGEVRVDGLNTRQHGKAVRRKVGFVFQNPDNQIVFPLVEEDLAFGMKNLGLSKATIRERTDAALARYDMQDLRQHPAHLLSGGQKQLLAISGVLVMEPQYIVFDEPTTLLDLRNKRRIAEAIAGLDQTAIVVSHDLDFLQDFDRVLVFEGGQVVADDIPAVALNAYIRMMS, from the coding sequence ATGCTGGAACTGCAGGGAGTATCGCACGCGTTCGCTGAGCGCCAGGTACTCAACAACATCAATCTACAACTGACTGAAAAGCGTATTGGCATCGTCGGCAGCAATGGCTGCGGCAAAAGTACCTTTGCCCGCTTGCTGAACGGCCTGCTGCTGCCGAAGCAGGGCGAGGTGCGGGTCGATGGCCTGAATACCCGCCAGCATGGCAAAGCGGTGCGACGTAAAGTGGGTTTTGTTTTTCAGAACCCGGATAACCAGATTGTTTTTCCGCTGGTGGAAGAGGATCTGGCTTTCGGCATGAAGAATCTCGGGCTGTCGAAAGCGACGATCCGCGAGCGTACCGACGCCGCGCTGGCGCGTTACGATATGCAGGATCTGCGTCAGCATCCGGCACATCTGTTAAGCGGTGGACAAAAGCAGCTGCTGGCGATTTCGGGGGTGCTGGTGATGGAACCGCAGTATATCGTGTTTGACGAACCGACCACGCTGCTCGATCTGCGCAACAAGCGCCGCATTGCCGAAGCCATCGCCGGGTTGGATCAAACCGCCATTGTGGTATCGCACGATCTGGACTTCTTGCAGGATTTTGACCGCGTGCTGGTATTTGAAGGCGGGCAGGTGGTGGCAGATGATATCCCCGCCGTGGCGCTGAATGCCTATATCAGGATGATGTCATGA
- a CDS encoding energy-coupling factor transporter transmembrane component T family protein — protein MTVSDYQPGDSAIHRLPPGIKILALAVTGTLLFVFPRLAFAVAVLFVIALCYPLARIPGRTLLLQLKPLLWLLLLLFAVQWWMVSWQSGLLVIVRLAALMLMAALVTLTTRTSAMIEALEKGLFWLRFMRINPAKISLALALALRFIPVLAAITLEVREAQRARGLDHSILAVAVPVMVRTLKMADDIAAALEARAYDPQPQRKT, from the coding sequence ATGACGGTAAGTGATTACCAGCCCGGCGATTCAGCCATCCACCGCCTGCCGCCGGGGATCAAAATCCTCGCGCTGGCGGTGACGGGCACGCTGCTGTTTGTTTTTCCCCGGCTGGCATTTGCCGTTGCTGTACTGTTTGTCATTGCGCTGTGTTATCCGCTGGCGCGTATTCCGGGGCGTACCCTGCTGCTGCAACTCAAGCCGCTGTTGTGGCTGTTGCTACTGCTGTTTGCCGTGCAGTGGTGGATGGTGAGCTGGCAGTCGGGCCTGCTGGTGATAGTGCGCCTGGCGGCATTAATGCTGATGGCGGCGCTGGTGACGCTAACCACCCGCACCAGCGCGATGATCGAGGCGCTGGAGAAAGGCCTGTTCTGGCTGCGCTTTATGCGCATCAACCCGGCAAAAATCAGCCTGGCGCTGGCGCTGGCGTTACGCTTTATCCCGGTGCTGGCGGCCATTACGCTTGAGGTGCGCGAAGCGCAAAGAGCGCGCGGGTTGGATCACAGCATTCTGGCCGTGGCCGTGCCGGTGATGGTGCGTACCCTGAAAATGGCTGATGATATCGCCGCTGCGCTGGAAGCCCGCGCTTACGACCCGCAGCCGCAACGTAAAACCTGA
- a CDS encoding biotin transporter BioY encodes MISPLRWKPALTTRSRNVKPERVFMSTKDIVYIALFAAMTAALGLFPAFNLPVIAVPITAQSMGCMFAGAIAGAKRGALAMVLFDLLVAIGLPLLAGGRGGFGIFIGPGAGFILAWPLAALLIGWLYRRSLHSLTWVKELLIVALGGLVLVYSMGIPWIAAVAGISLKQAAVASLGFLPGDLLKVVLVVAIVRTVRRAWPTLE; translated from the coding sequence ATGATATCGCCGCTGCGCTGGAAGCCCGCGCTTACGACCCGCAGCCGCAACGTAAAACCTGAGAGAGTATTTATGTCCACCAAAGATATTGTCTATATCGCGCTGTTTGCCGCCATGACGGCGGCGCTGGGCCTGTTCCCGGCCTTCAACCTGCCGGTGATTGCGGTGCCGATCACCGCCCAGTCAATGGGCTGCATGTTTGCCGGGGCAATTGCCGGCGCGAAACGCGGCGCGCTGGCGATGGTGCTGTTTGACCTGCTGGTGGCCATCGGGCTACCGCTGCTGGCCGGAGGGCGCGGCGGGTTTGGCATCTTTATTGGCCCAGGCGCTGGCTTTATCCTCGCCTGGCCGCTGGCGGCGCTGCTGATTGGCTGGCTTTATCGTCGCAGCCTGCATTCCCTGACGTGGGTGAAAGAGCTGCTCATTGTCGCGCTGGGTGGGCTGGTACTGGTCTACTCAATGGGCATTCCCTGGATTGCTGCCGTGGCGGGCATCTCCCTGAAGCAGGCGGCCGTTGCCTCGCTGGGCTTCCTGCCGGGGGATCTGCTGAAAGTGGTGCTGGTGGTGGCTATCGTCCGCACGGTGCGGCGCGCCTGGCCAACGCTGGAATAA
- the aceF gene encoding pyruvate dehydrogenase complex dihydrolipoyllysine-residue acetyltransferase, which yields MAIEINVPDIGADEVEVTEILVKVGDTVEVEQSILVVEGDKASMEVPSPQAGVVKEIKIATGDRVETGKLIMIFEAAGDAPAPAVAEEKQEAAPAAAAAAPAAASAAKEVNVPDIGGDEVEVTEIMVKVGDKVEAEQSILTVEGDKASMEVPAPFAGTVKEIKISAGDKVSTGSLVMVFDVEGAAPAAAPAAKAEAPAPAAAKQEEKAAPAAAPAKAEAKSEFAENDAYVHATPVIRRLAREFGVNLAKVKGTGRKSRILKEDVQSYVKDAVKRAEAPAAAGGGMPGMLPWPKVDYSKFGEVEEVELGRIQKISGANLSRNWVMIPHVTHFDKTDITDLEAFRKQQNAEAEKRKLDVKFTPVVFIMKAVAAALEQMPRFNSSLSEDAQKLTLKKYINIGVAVDTPNGLVVPVFKDVNKKGIVELSRELTAISKKARDGKLTAGEMQGGCFTISSIGGLGTTHFAPIVNAPEVAILGVSKSAMEPVWNGKEFMPRLMMPISLSFDHRVIDGADGARFITIINNTLADIRRLVM from the coding sequence ATGGCTATCGAAATTAATGTTCCTGATATCGGGGCGGACGAAGTTGAAGTCACCGAGATCCTGGTCAAGGTTGGCGACACGGTAGAAGTTGAGCAGTCGATACTGGTAGTTGAAGGCGACAAAGCCTCAATGGAAGTGCCTTCGCCGCAGGCTGGCGTGGTGAAAGAGATCAAAATCGCCACCGGCGACCGGGTTGAAACCGGTAAACTGATTATGATCTTCGAAGCGGCTGGCGATGCGCCTGCACCGGCAGTGGCTGAAGAGAAGCAAGAGGCGGCTCCGGCCGCTGCTGCTGCGGCCCCGGCGGCTGCCAGCGCGGCAAAAGAAGTGAACGTACCGGATATCGGCGGCGACGAAGTTGAAGTGACCGAGATCATGGTCAAAGTCGGCGACAAGGTTGAAGCGGAACAGTCGATCCTCACCGTTGAGGGCGACAAAGCCTCAATGGAAGTGCCTGCACCATTCGCCGGTACGGTTAAAGAGATCAAAATCAGCGCTGGCGATAAAGTCAGCACCGGTTCTCTGGTAATGGTCTTTGACGTTGAGGGCGCAGCGCCTGCTGCGGCTCCGGCGGCGAAAGCTGAAGCGCCAGCACCTGCTGCGGCTAAGCAGGAAGAAAAAGCCGCTCCGGCAGCGGCTCCTGCTAAAGCGGAAGCGAAGTCTGAATTTGCAGAAAACGATGCCTACGTGCACGCCACGCCGGTTATCCGCCGTCTGGCGCGTGAATTCGGCGTTAACCTGGCGAAGGTCAAGGGCACCGGACGCAAATCACGAATTCTGAAAGAAGACGTGCAGAGCTACGTCAAAGACGCGGTGAAACGCGCCGAAGCACCGGCGGCTGCCGGTGGCGGAATGCCGGGCATGCTGCCGTGGCCGAAAGTGGACTACAGCAAGTTTGGTGAAGTTGAAGAAGTGGAGCTGGGCCGCATCCAGAAAATCTCTGGTGCCAACCTGAGCCGTAACTGGGTGATGATCCCGCACGTTACCCACTTCGACAAAACCGATATCACCGACCTGGAAGCGTTCCGCAAACAGCAGAACGCCGAAGCAGAGAAGCGCAAGCTGGACGTGAAGTTCACCCCGGTGGTGTTCATCATGAAAGCCGTTGCCGCTGCGCTTGAGCAAATGCCGCGCTTTAACAGCTCGCTGTCTGAAGATGCGCAGAAGCTGACGCTGAAAAAATACATCAACATCGGCGTGGCGGTTGATACGCCAAATGGCCTGGTGGTGCCGGTATTTAAAGACGTCAACAAGAAAGGGATTGTTGAGCTGTCGCGTGAACTGACCGCCATCTCGAAAAAAGCGCGTGATGGCAAACTAACCGCCGGCGAAATGCAGGGCGGCTGCTTCACCATCTCCAGCATTGGCGGCCTGGGGACGACCCACTTTGCGCCAATCGTTAACGCGCCGGAAGTGGCTATCCTTGGCGTCTCCAAGTCGGCGATGGAGCCGGTGTGGAATGGTAAAGAGTTTATGCCGCGTCTGATGATGCCGATTTCGCTCTCCTTCGACCACCGCGTGATCGACGGTGCGGACGGTGCGCGCTTCATTACCATCATTAATAACACCCTGGCCGACATCCGCCGTCTGGTGATGTAG
- a CDS encoding SDR family NAD(P)-dependent oxidoreductase — protein sequence MSEKVALITGASRGIGHHLARHFYAQGYQLILVARDAQRLASFAATLDAARVQTLALDLCDHPAVAQRLQLALATHQQLDVLVNAAGIFRPGSTQTPLSDFSALLATNVTAIHHLCQLCTPWLLKSAAGRIFNLASIGGVQPYGSVASYAASKHALVGYSRSIARELGMQGIKVTTLCPDVVDTDMAQGSGFEADEMLSTADICRAVDFVMSLSPAAVVDLLTIGRQPRPRQPA from the coding sequence GTGTCCGAAAAAGTTGCCCTGATCACCGGTGCCTCCCGTGGTATCGGTCACCATCTTGCCCGCCATTTTTATGCGCAGGGCTATCAGCTGATTTTAGTGGCGCGTGATGCGCAGCGGCTGGCATCCTTTGCCGCCACCCTTGATGCGGCACGCGTGCAGACGCTGGCGCTGGATCTCTGCGACCATCCGGCGGTGGCGCAGCGGCTACAGCTGGCGCTGGCAACGCATCAGCAGCTTGATGTGCTTGTCAACGCCGCCGGGATTTTCCGCCCCGGCTCAACGCAAACCCCGCTGTCAGACTTCAGCGCGCTGCTGGCGACCAACGTCACCGCCATCCATCACCTTTGCCAGCTGTGTACCCCGTGGCTGCTGAAATCGGCGGCAGGGCGCATCTTCAACCTTGCCTCGATCGGCGGCGTGCAGCCGTACGGCAGCGTTGCCAGCTATGCCGCCAGCAAACATGCGTTGGTGGGCTACAGCCGCTCGATTGCCCGCGAGCTGGGCATGCAGGGGATTAAGGTCACCACGCTGTGCCCGGACGTGGTGGATACCGATATGGCGCAGGGCAGCGGCTTTGAGGCAGACGAGATGCTGTCCACCGCCGATATCTGTCGCGCCGTCGATTTTGTTATGTCGCTGTCGCCTGCTGCCGTGGTCGATCTGCTGACCATCGGGCGTCAGCCGCGCCCGCGTCAACCCGCCTGA